The following are from one region of the Vanessa atalanta chromosome 5, ilVanAtal1.2, whole genome shotgun sequence genome:
- the LOC125064341 gene encoding uncharacterized protein LOC125064341 has translation MLITKKLKFDSPVIHMAGTQLSLVTEIKLLGLIIDSKLSFNAHVAATCKKAAEINKQLARAAKVTWGLNGEIIRIIYVAVIEPIVLNAASVWSAAAEKLPLRNKLNSLQRGFALKICKAYRTVSLTSALAGLLPLDLRVREAATLSR, from the coding sequence ATGCTTATCACCAAGAAGCTCAAATTCGACTCTCCAGTGATCCATATGGCCGGCACCCAGCTGAGTCTAGTAACCGAGATCAAGCTGCTGGGTCTCATAATAGACTCCAAACTCTCCTTTAACGCACATGTGGCCGCTACCTGTAAAAAAGCGGCAGAAATTAACAAACAATTAGCACGTGCAGCAAAGGTCACATGGGGTCTCAATGGAGAAATAATCAGAATCATCTACGTGGCGGTTATAGAGCCTATCGTCCTGAACGCGGCTAGCGTATGGTCTGCCGCAGCAGAGAAGTTGCCGCTAAGGAATAAGTTAAACTCGCTGCAAAGAGGCTTCGCTCTAAAGATTTGCAAGGCGTACAGGACAGTATCTCTCACATCGGCACTAGCAGGACTACTCCCCCTTGACCTCCGCGTTCGAGAGGCTGCCACCCTATCAAGATAA